The following are encoded in a window of Glandiceps talaboti chromosome 5, keGlaTala1.1, whole genome shotgun sequence genomic DNA:
- the LOC144435655 gene encoding uncharacterized protein LOC144435655 isoform X3 has product MTRNRCNVVSSSMYTTEALKTSPALYESRQRLARAQVGDHLQRKIRMRPDRAELVKHHILEDTTVEPFVHNNQMRLKRARLSSDLNEKLKNRPGPLELIEGNILKTEPEVEDAVKSGEVPFMKTNSMDVGDVDVFNDDIQDTSNDFILPPQQTNAVLSAAACAAPIPSPPDLGPLLEKMHPETDQFQDSKSLLSQQHVFSWNATGQPNFNFSAGTASVTNAINKVTQVVTQQQQQQQEQATQSMKLTQSKQVKKNKPKKAKPKEIKFHEYKPPNEQANKKEPEPVLDSSYNVLLQQQQLLLQLQLQIQQHSPQGQFILPSAANGILQSNTANAILQGQPLQQQQQLTNLAIATSPDSISVASNAVPTTSSSSGGSVNTTYSSHHKSSRSNLEDMKVPELRAELKSRGLPVSGTKQQLLERLKTAKCKASSVSSPEPSPSSVMSPDISSMHKVASSPDMVTEESTASTTTSAPASVSSPPVSPSTSDLNCSMNIPASPMSLTDPLSPPQVHTISQSQHPLAGVTSPVKVSAPTQNVILSTQPAVTSPPLTLSVASPESSIPNTVNVAPMDIDSSSNSSEIMDYSDPHKSNYLLMQQRMLIGQLQRQLQSTTRQLQEREKQVKQLELSQPETGIQSLIITPQPTTQPQQLQQQQQQQQQQQQQQQQQQQQPPPPPPPPPPPPAINILVNPQPHAPSPTLRHQAPPVPNLFDDDKPPQQVILALPNGGQTLILPTSAAHAVTTKSASMPSSPTESNHLPATTSGLHKSHTNPSFPPPSYSEAISRKNVTDVRSQELEDLLEILIQNGYKPPSTPRATEAHHIPSVATTTSNLASTTFPGAVTASTGSGSTTVLFASVPLTLSPQNIPTSNTIVVGHPVSLAPSSTVVAGTNTTVVNTLTTATTSTTSLNRQAPPALKITTEINAHARGDILSNSFPQHRFVKELPMDIDSGDPNLASLDLIKPDKDMLDLQINRYNAVDLPKVKIEHSESDSNLNSHCQHALGNQSSVDSDLDWLSLINATGTGLTPVTSSAPITNFSLDSGIGTPGFGGDPFNLNFLDLTDVSTPTELHHLEGDQLDNIPID; this is encoded by the exons ATGACCAGAAACAGATGTAATGTGGTTAGCTCTTCAATGTATACTACAGAAG CATTGAAGACTTCACCAGCACTCTATGAATCGAGACAAAGATTAGCAAGGGCACAG GTGGGAGATCATCTGCAACGGAAGATCCGAATGAGACCAGATAGAGCAGAATTGGTCAAACATCATATTTTAGAAG ATACCACAGTTGAACCGTTTGTTCACAACAATCAAATGAGACTGAAACGAGCAAGACTTTCCAGTGACCTGAATGAGAAACTTAAGAACAGACCAGGGCCTTTAGAATTAATTGAAGGAAATATCTTGAAAACGGAACCAGAAGTTGAAGATGCTGTCAAGA GTGGTGAAGTACCGTTTATGAAGACCAACAGTATGGATGTTGGTGATGTGGATGTGTTTAATGATGATATACAAGACACAAGCAATGATTTCATCTTACCTCCTCAGCAAACCAATGCAGTGTTGTCTGCCGCAGCATGTGCAGCACCCATTCCATCACCACCAGATCTTGGGCCATTGTTAGAGAAAATGCACCCAGAGACGGACCAATTCCAAGACAGCAAGAGTCTGCTTTCTCAACAGCATGTTTTTAGTTGGAATGCTACTGGTCAGCCAAATTTCAACTTCTCAGCTGGTACAGCCAGTGTTACGAAtgccatcaacaaagttactcaAGTTGTTacacagcaacagcaacagcaacaagaACAAGCTACACAATCAATGAAGTTGACACAGTCAAAACAAGTAAAGAAAAACAAACCTAAGAAGGCTAAACCCAAGGAAATCAAATTTCACGAGTACAAACCCCCAAATGAGCAAGCAAATAAGAAAGAGCCTGAACCTGTCTTGGACTCTTCGTATAATGTACTGCTACAACAGCAACAGTTATTGCTGCAGTTACAGTTGCAGATACAGCAGCATTCTCCACAAGGACAGTTTATATTGCCAAGTGCAGCAAATGGTATCCTGCAGTCGAATACAGCAAATGCAATACTACAAGGGCAACCCCttcagcagcagcaacaacttACAAATTTAGCAATAGCCACTAGCCCAGACTCTATTTCAGTCGCTTCAAATGCGGTGCCCACAACATCATCGTCTAGTGGAGGCTCTGTAAACACCACATATAGCAGTCACCATAAGTCATCAAGAAGTAATCTAGAAGACATGAAGGTGCCTGAACTTAGAGCAGAACTCAAGAGTCGAGGGCTTCCAGTGTCTGGTACCAAGCAGCAATTGCTGGAGAGACTGAAGACGGCCAAATGCAAAGCCAGTTCAGTAAGCTCACCAGAACCAAGTCCTTCCTCTGTCATGTCTCCAGATATATCCAGTATGCACAAGGTTGCAAGTTCCCCTGATATGGTAACTGAAGAGAGTACAGCAAGTACCACCACTAGTGCACCAGCGTCGGTGAGCTCACCACCTGTGTCACCAAGCACTTCAGATCTCAACTGCTCCATGAACATACCAGCATCTCCCATGAGTCTGACAGATCCATTGTCACCACCACAGGTTCATACAATCAGTCAAAGTCAGCACCCACTTGCTGGTGTCACAAGTCCAGTTAAGGTATCTGCACCAACACAGAATGTCATACTGTCAACACAGCCAGCAGTTACTAGTCCACCGCTAACACTAAGTGTTGCATCTCCAGAATCATCAATACCAAATACTGTCAATGTGGCTCCAATGGATATTGATTCATCCAGTAATTCATCTGAGATTATGGACTACAGTGATCCCCACAAAAGCAACTATCTTCTCATGCAGCAGAGAATGCTGATAGGACAGCTGCAGCGACAATTGCAGTCAACGACAAGACAGTTGCAGGAGCGCGAGAAGCAAGTGAAACAACTGGAACTGAGTCAACCAGAGACAGGCATCCAGTCCTTGATTATTACACCACAACCAACAACTCAGCCACagcaactacaacaacaacaacaacaacaacaacaacaacagcagcagcaacaacaacaacaacaacagccaccacccccaccacctcCTCCACCACCTCCCCCAGCTATCAACATTCTGGTGAATCCCCAGCCACATGCGCCATCACCAACCCTCAGGCATCAGGCGCCACCGGTACCAAACCTCTTTGACGATGACAAACCACCTCAGCAGGTAATTTTAGCCTTACCTAACGGTGGCCAAACTCTAATTTTACCGACCAGTGCAGCCCATGCAGTGACAACTAAGTCAGCATCAATGCCAAGTAGCCCCACAGAGTCAAACCATTTACCTGCTACTACTTCAGGATTACATAAATCTCACACCAATCCTTCTTTTCCACCACCATCTTATAGTGAGGCTATTAGCAGGAAAAAc GTGACTGATGTCAGGAGTCAAGAACTTGAAGATTTGTTGGAGATACTCATTCAGAATGGAT ATAAACCACCATCAACACCAAGGGCTACTGAGGCACATCATATCCCTTCTGTAGCAACGACTACATCCAATTTGGCATCAACAACTTTCCCAGGAGCTGTAACAGCAAGCACAGGATCGGGTTCCACTACTGTTTTGTTTGCCTCTGTACCTTTAACACTGTCTCCACAGAACATACCCACAAGCAATACCATTGTCGTTGGTCACCCTGTGTCCTTAGCTCCTAGCTCAACAGTTGTCGCGGGAACAAATACCACCGTTGTTAATACGTTAACCACAGCAACTACATCTACTACGTCACTGAACAGACAAGCACCACCGGCACTGAAAATAACAACAGAAATCAATGCACATGCCAGGGGAGATATACTGTCGAATTCATTCCCACAGCATCGTTTTGTAAAAGAACTACCCATGGACATCGATAGTGGTGATCCAAATCTTGCATCACTTGATTTGATCAAACCTGATAAGGACATGTTAGATTTGCAAATTAATCGCTACAATGCTGTAGACTTGCCAAAAGTTAAAATTGAACACAGTGAATCGGATTCCAACTTGAACTCGCATTGCCAACATGCACTCGGCAACCAGTCTAGCGTAGATTCAGATCTGGACTGGCTTAGTTTGATCAATGCAACAGGCACTGGTCTCACACCAGTCACCAGCTCAGCCCCCATCACTAATTTTTCACTGGACTCTGGCATTGGAACACCAGGTTTTGGTGGCGATCCATTCAACCTTAACTTTCTGGACCTTACAGATGTGAGCACACCTACTGAGTTACATCATTTGGAAGGTGACCAGCTTGATAACATACCAATTGATTGA